A part of Apostichopus japonicus isolate 1M-3 chromosome 10, ASM3797524v1, whole genome shotgun sequence genomic DNA contains:
- the LOC139975181 gene encoding development-specific protein LVN1.2-like, whose amino-acid sequence MKIFATVCTLLIFVAVGCSQQRCCQEDKQYECTLGGSVGRVQNGTAVGLQLYYDMAVDFTGQRVGGAGYITVVGNVSFAVQFIQLWKQKKQYTIVNDVCTVAPLDRPEPSPCIPSSATFIGYSTQGKNELTIQSWSLAASDVGLIDGHGYLSVSNVTCVPLGVSLMGRQKSEQGPVPMLFSGGHLNYTSGIPDPGKWFDLPSSCTQEKLGDSSTVPEFVQGSLNMLRKTIF is encoded by the exons ATGAAGATATTTGCTACAGTTTGTACTCTTCTGATATTCGTTGCTGTCGGATGCTCCCAACAACGATGTTGCCAGGAAGACAAGCAATATGAATGCACACTAG GTGGATCCGTTGGGCGTGTGCAGAATGGGACAGCTGTTGGTTTACAGCTCTACTACGACATGGCTGTGGATTTTACCGGCCAGCGAGTGGGCGGTGCAGGTTATATCACGGTTGTTGGGAACGTAAGTTTTGCCGTGCAGTTCATCCAGCTCTGGAAACAG aAAAAGCAGTACACTATTGTCAATGATGTCTGCACTGTGGCTCCTCTAGATAGACCAGAACCATCTCCTTGCATCCCAA GTTCTGCCACGTTCATAGGATATTCCACCCAAGGAAAGAATGAATTGACTATTCAGAGTTGGTCTCTGGCCGCTTCTGATGTGGGTCTCATAGATGGACATGGATACCTGTCCGTATCAAACGTTACATGTGTTCCCCTCGGTGTCAGTCTGATGGGCAGACAGAAATCAGAGCAAGGCCCCG TCCCAATGCTTTTCAGTGGAGGCCACCTCAATTACACAAGTGGTATTCCAGATCCAGGGAAATGGTTTGATCTTCCAAGCTCTTGCACACAGGAGAAG TTGGGAGACTCTTCTACGGTACCAGAATTTGTGCAAGGATCTTTGAATATGCTtcggaaaaccattttttaa